A stretch of Bacillus pseudomycoides DNA encodes these proteins:
- the ymfI gene encoding elongation factor P 5-aminopentanone reductase, with translation MTKFALVTGGSGGIGSAISKQLVEDGYTVYVHYNKSEEKIKELKSGLSSIIPAQANLAIAGGVQKLWEQINHPIDVIVYAAGKSIFGLATDVTNEQLNEMVELQVKSVYNLLSLALPSMIRLRSGNIVVISSIWGQVGASCEVLYSMVKGAQNSYVKALAKEVALSGIRVNAVAPGAIETEMLSVFSEEDKQGIAEEIPAGRIGLPEEVAKTVSFLVSPGASYITGQIIGVNGGWHC, from the coding sequence ATGACAAAGTTTGCATTAGTGACTGGAGGAAGCGGAGGAATCGGCTCTGCAATTTCAAAACAATTAGTTGAAGATGGTTATACGGTGTATGTACACTACAACAAGAGTGAAGAAAAAATAAAAGAATTAAAGAGTGGGCTTAGTTCAATTATTCCAGCTCAAGCTAATTTAGCGATAGCAGGTGGCGTGCAAAAGCTTTGGGAACAAATTAATCATCCTATCGATGTTATTGTGTATGCAGCTGGAAAGAGTATATTTGGTTTGGCGACAGATGTGACAAATGAGCAATTGAATGAGATGGTGGAATTGCAAGTGAAGAGTGTTTATAACCTGCTTTCGCTTGCGCTTCCATCGATGATTCGCCTGCGAAGCGGAAATATCGTTGTTATTTCATCTATATGGGGACAAGTTGGAGCGTCTTGTGAGGTACTGTACTCTATGGTAAAAGGTGCACAAAATTCATATGTAAAAGCACTTGCCAAAGAGGTTGCACTAAGTGGTATACGTGTAAATGCAGTGGCACCAGGAGCAATAGAGACGGAAATGTTAAGTGTGTTTTCAGAAGAGGACAAGCAGGGAATTGCAGAAGAGATTCCGGCTGGAAGGATTGGATTGCCAGAAGAAGTCGCAAAAACTGTGTCTTTCCTTGTATCACCGGGTGCTTCGTATATAACAGGACAAATTATTGGAGTGAATGGTGGCTGGCATTGTTAA
- the yfmH gene encoding EF-P 5-aminopentanol modification-associated protein YfmH, whose translation MEKISYEQLKETLYYEKLPNGLDVYILPKQGFNKTFATFTTKYGSVDNTFVPLGKEEMVRVPDGIAHFLEHKLFEKEDHDAFQLFSKQGASANAFTSFTRTAYLFSCTSNVEQNLNTLLNFVQEPYFSEKTVEKEKGIIGQEIQMYQDNPDWRLYFGLIDSLFVKHPIKIDIAGTIESISKITKDLLYECYETFYHPSNMLLFVVGAIDPEKTMDLVRENQAKKDYKNQPEIVRSFEEEPEAVNEKKKIISMPVQTPKCLVGVKATYLKQQGDELLKQEIALTLLLDYLFGKGSAHYESLYNEGLIDDTFSYDYTEESNFGFAMVGGDTKQPDELANRLISILLQANDNELNEETLERVKKKKIGGFLRSLNSPEYIANQFTRYAFNESSLFDALSVLESLTVQDLQEAAKKFLSEERISVCQVLPKK comes from the coding sequence ATGGAGAAAATTTCTTATGAACAATTAAAAGAAACACTTTATTATGAAAAGCTTCCAAATGGATTAGATGTATATATATTGCCGAAGCAAGGATTTAATAAAACTTTTGCGACGTTTACAACAAAATATGGTTCCGTTGATAACACGTTTGTTCCACTTGGCAAAGAAGAAATGGTTCGAGTGCCAGATGGGATTGCTCATTTTCTTGAACATAAATTGTTTGAAAAAGAAGATCATGATGCGTTTCAGCTGTTTAGTAAACAAGGTGCTTCTGCGAATGCCTTTACGTCATTTACGAGAACGGCGTACTTGTTTTCGTGTACATCAAATGTAGAACAAAATTTAAATACATTATTAAATTTTGTTCAGGAACCTTATTTTTCTGAAAAAACAGTTGAAAAAGAAAAAGGAATTATTGGTCAAGAAATTCAAATGTATCAAGACAACCCAGATTGGCGTTTGTATTTTGGGTTAATCGATAGTTTATTTGTCAAACATCCAATCAAAATTGATATAGCAGGAACGATTGAATCCATTAGTAAAATTACAAAAGACTTATTGTATGAGTGCTATGAAACATTTTATCACCCTAGCAATATGTTGTTATTTGTTGTAGGAGCAATTGACCCAGAAAAAACAATGGATTTAGTACGTGAAAACCAGGCGAAAAAAGACTATAAAAATCAACCAGAAATCGTACGTTCGTTTGAAGAGGAACCAGAAGCAGTAAACGAAAAGAAAAAAATTATTTCTATGCCAGTTCAAACGCCAAAATGTTTAGTAGGTGTGAAAGCAACCTATTTAAAACAACAGGGCGATGAACTTTTAAAACAAGAAATTGCTTTGACGTTGCTTTTGGATTATTTATTTGGAAAAGGTTCTGCTCATTATGAATCTTTATATAATGAAGGTCTCATTGATGACACGTTCTCTTATGATTACACGGAAGAAAGTAACTTTGGTTTTGCTATGGTTGGTGGTGATACAAAACAACCAGATGAATTAGCAAATCGATTAATAAGTATTTTATTACAAGCAAATGATAATGAATTAAATGAAGAAACACTTGAAAGGGTAAAGAAAAAGAAAATCGGTGGTTTTTTACGTTCACTTAACTCACCTGAATATATTGCAAATCAATTCACAAGGTATGCGTTTAACGAATCTAGTTTATTTGATGCTCTTTCTGTTTTAGAGAGCTTAACCGTTCAAGATTTACAAGAAGCAGCAAAAAAATTCTTATCTGAAGAAAGAATTAGTGTTTGCCAAGTATTGCCGAAAAAATAA
- the yfmF gene encoding EF-P 5-aminopentanol modification-associated protein YfmF, which yields MKLMEQQMHELGGLRVHMIPTDKYKTNTFVFRFKAPLNEETVTERALLPYVLQSATEKLPSVIRLRQYLEELYGSSLAVDVSKKGEDHIISIYVDIANETYLQDAPPLFEKALSMLSDIVLHPATEGSGFLSSIVESEKRALVQRIEATYDDKMRYANERLIEEMCKVEPYRLSANGQKERVASITNETLYRYYQKVLAEDEMDLYIIGDIDEDAVDLVGKYFSIAPRTTKDKNVILHKRNNEEQEIVEKQELKQSKLNIGYRTYITYRDEDYFALQLFNGLFGGFSHSKLFVNVREKNSLAYYAASRFESHKGLLFVMSGIEAKNYEKAVEIIKEQMKAMQNGDFSEEEIHQTKSVIQNQILEAIDTPRGFVEMLYHGVIAERTRPVEEWLTGIERVTKEKIVKVANNIELDTIYFLHGTEGE from the coding sequence ATGAAACTGATGGAACAGCAAATGCATGAACTAGGTGGTTTACGTGTACATATGATTCCGACAGATAAATATAAAACAAATACATTTGTATTTCGCTTTAAAGCACCTTTAAATGAAGAAACGGTGACAGAGCGTGCTTTATTACCATATGTATTGCAAAGTGCAACAGAAAAACTACCATCTGTAATTCGTCTTCGCCAATATTTAGAGGAGTTGTACGGTTCTTCTCTGGCGGTAGATGTAAGTAAAAAAGGGGAAGATCATATCATCTCTATTTATGTGGATATTGCCAACGAAACATATTTACAAGATGCACCGCCGTTGTTTGAAAAAGCACTGTCTATGCTGTCTGATATTGTATTACACCCAGCAACGGAAGGGAGCGGTTTTTTATCATCAATTGTAGAAAGTGAAAAAAGAGCGCTCGTACAACGAATTGAAGCTACATATGATGATAAAATGCGCTATGCGAATGAACGATTAATAGAAGAAATGTGTAAAGTAGAACCATATCGTTTAAGTGCAAATGGTCAAAAAGAGCGCGTTGCCTCCATTACAAATGAAACTTTATATCGCTATTATCAAAAGGTGTTAGCGGAAGATGAAATGGATCTATATATCATTGGTGACATAGATGAAGATGCGGTTGACTTAGTAGGTAAATATTTTTCAATCGCGCCTCGTACAACAAAAGACAAAAATGTCATTCTTCATAAGCGGAATAATGAAGAACAAGAAATTGTTGAAAAACAAGAATTAAAGCAAAGTAAATTAAATATCGGATATCGCACATATATTACGTACCGTGATGAGGATTATTTTGCGCTACAGCTGTTTAACGGGTTATTTGGTGGATTCTCACATTCGAAATTATTTGTGAATGTACGTGAAAAAAACAGTTTAGCCTATTATGCAGCGTCGCGTTTTGAAAGTCATAAAGGTCTTCTCTTTGTTATGTCGGGAATTGAAGCGAAAAATTATGAAAAAGCAGTCGAGATTATTAAAGAGCAAATGAAAGCAATGCAAAACGGTGACTTTTCAGAAGAAGAAATTCATCAAACAAAGAGTGTCATTCAAAACCAAATTTTAGAGGCAATTGATACACCGCGTGGTTTCGTAGAAATGCTTTATCATGGCGTCATTGCAGAACGTACCCGTCCAGTAGAGGAATGGTTAACTGGAATTGAACGTGTTACAAAAGAGAAAATTGTAAAGGTTGCTAATAATATTGAGCTAGATACGATTTACTTTTTACACGGAACGGAGGGAGAATAG